One window of the Sus scrofa isolate TJ Tabasco breed Duroc unplaced genomic scaffold, Sscrofa11.1 Contig2561, whole genome shotgun sequence genome contains the following:
- the LOC100518380 gene encoding olfactory receptor 2B11-like: MERINKSHPEEFILLGFADRPWLELPLFIILLLTYPMAMVGNIAIILVSTLDSRLHSPMYFFLTNLSFLDMCYTTSIVPQMLFHLGGSEKTISYLGCAVQLYFFHIMGGTECLLLALMSFDRYVAICKPLHYTLIMNRCTCILLVATVWLGGMTYAVSEATVTLHLPLCGCNTLDHLICEIPVLIKAACGEKGSNELTLSVVCIFMFAVPLCFILASYASIGHAVFKIKSSEGRKKAFGTCSSHLTVVFFFYGPAISMYLQPPSSISTDQPKFMALFYGVVTPTLNPFIYTLRNKDVKSAWGNLVRSVFTSK; the protein is encoded by the coding sequence ATGGAACGAATTAACAAAAGCCATCCAGAAGAGTTTATTCTACTAGGCTTTGCAGATCGTCCCTGGCTAGAGCTTCCTCTGTTCATTATTCTGCTTCTAACATACCCCATGGCCATGGTGGGAAACATAGCCATCATTCTGGTGTCCACCTTAGACTCCCGTCTGCACagccccatgtatttcttcctcaccaACCTCTCCTTTCTGGACATGTGCTACACCACAAGCATTGTCCCTCAGATGCTCTTTCACCTGGGAGGATCTGAGAAGACAATCAGCTATCTGGGCTGTGCTGttcagctttatttcttccacaTAATGGGAGGCACAGAATGTCTGCTTTTGGCTCTTATGTCTTTTgatcgctacgtggccatctgcaagcctctgCACTACACCCTCATCATGAATCGGTGCACCTGTATCCTACTGGTGGCCACTGTGTGGCTGGGTGGAATGACCTACGCTGTCTCAGAGGCCACTGTCACATTACACTTACCACTGTGTGGTTGCAACACACTGGATCACTTGATATGTGAGATTCCTGTTCTGATAAAGGCCGCCTGTGGTGAGAAGGGCTCCAATGAGCTCACACTCTCTGtggtttgcattttcatgttTGCTGTGCCACTATGCTTCATTCTTGCTTCCTATGCTTCTATCGGACATGCTGTATTTAAGATTAAATCTtcggagggaagaaaaaaagcctttggcaCATGTTCCTCCcatctcactgtagttttcttcttttatggcccAGCCATTAGCATGTACCTtcagcccccttcctccatctctacAGACCAGCCCAAGTTCATGGCTCTCTTCTATGGAGTGGTGACTCCTACActcaaccctttcatctacactcTGAGGAATAAGGATGTAAAGAGTGCCTGGGGCAACCTGGTGAGGAGCGTTTTCACTTCCAAGTGA